In the Pelorhabdus rhamnosifermentans genome, one interval contains:
- a CDS encoding YaaL family protein, translated as MSEIWRRILVWLEIITPHIKQQTEEALLVQQAWLEWHAAQQYYQFVCDPDLVEYAIFAIKAAETKYRYLIKMARIHGLYVYPVTGLSGYGKQMTVSHFSGTMREG; from the coding sequence ATGAGTGAAATTTGGCGCCGAATTTTGGTGTGGCTGGAAATTATTACTCCGCATATAAAACAGCAGACGGAAGAGGCTTTGCTAGTTCAACAAGCTTGGTTAGAGTGGCATGCAGCGCAGCAATATTATCAATTTGTTTGTGATCCTGATTTAGTTGAATATGCTATTTTTGCTATTAAAGCAGCTGAGACGAAATATCGTTATCTTATAAAAATGGCACGCATACATGGTCTTTATGTTTATCCTGTTACAGGTCTATCTGGTTATGGAAAGCAGATGACAGTTTCTCATTTCTCAGGTACAATGAGAGAAGGGTGA
- a CDS encoding YbaB/EbfC family nucleoid-associated protein codes for MFGNMGNMGNMMKKVQKLQGEMAKMQEELKGRTLEASVGGGAITVVVTGEKQIQSIKINPSAVDPEDVEMLEDMIVSSVNEALKKVDDMMTQEMGKLTGGLNLPKGML; via the coding sequence ATGTTTGGAAATATGGGTAACATGGGAAATATGATGAAGAAGGTACAAAAACTGCAAGGTGAAATGGCAAAAATGCAGGAAGAATTAAAGGGGCGCACATTAGAAGCTTCTGTTGGTGGCGGAGCCATTACTGTTGTTGTAACAGGCGAAAAACAGATTCAATCCATTAAAATTAATCCGTCTGCTGTAGATCCTGAAGATGTAGAAATGCTTGAAGATATGATTGTTTCATCTGTAAATGAGGCATTAAAAAAAGTTGATGACATGATGACGCAGGAGATGGGTAAGCTAACAGGCGGGTTGAATTTGCCAAAAGGAATGCTGTAA
- the dnaX gene encoding DNA polymerase III subunit gamma/tau: protein MGYVALYRKWRPQDFDGLIGQQHISQTLKNAIQTGKTTHAYLFAGPRGTGKTSTAKILAKALNCEQGPTPTPCNHCANCEKINQNCSMDVFEIDAASNRGIDEIRDLRETVKFAPVEGKYKVYIIDEVHMLTQEAFNALLKTLEEPPDHVVFILATTEPHKIPATIHSRCQRYDFRKIPVNDMVAHLTYVAEQSEIAIREDALRLIAVHADGGLRDALSILDQCSAMSDGEIDVENVRQLLGLVGHEWIYQLMDEMIASQAEAALITLDKILALGKDIKQVLVEIALYCRNVMLFKAAPDLESLRECSEDRLVLKKHSELLSQEEVFQFIETCQETIEQVRRSTAPRIDAEMALLSLCRRNHLDMASLIERIERLENLQGSSTQSVPTVHTHPRVSGHGSVKENADPVVYVPKEAAHAATPVVDKEPASQPSVPITTDIEQVWDHVLKDLIANGKRSVHACISQGKLVELNDKTAVIAFQSNFPKERTQKEDYRSIIENLIARIAGKPLVLNCVLASEVTKTAQSSSHVEPEPVATDIKSSAGDDLHALTLAKQIFGGKVIKNENPEEGQ from the coding sequence GTGGGTTATGTGGCACTTTATCGTAAATGGCGACCGCAAGATTTTGACGGATTAATTGGACAACAGCATATTAGCCAAACTTTAAAAAATGCCATTCAAACGGGAAAGACAACTCATGCCTATTTGTTTGCCGGGCCGCGTGGTACAGGAAAAACAAGTACAGCGAAAATTTTAGCAAAAGCCTTGAACTGTGAACAGGGACCAACACCTACGCCTTGTAATCACTGTGCTAATTGTGAAAAAATCAATCAAAATTGTTCAATGGACGTTTTTGAAATTGATGCGGCTTCTAATCGAGGCATTGATGAGATTCGGGATCTGCGGGAAACAGTAAAGTTTGCGCCTGTAGAGGGTAAGTACAAAGTATATATCATTGATGAAGTACATATGTTAACGCAAGAAGCTTTCAATGCGCTTTTAAAAACATTAGAAGAACCACCGGATCATGTGGTTTTTATTTTGGCAACAACAGAGCCTCATAAGATTCCAGCTACCATCCATTCCCGCTGTCAACGATATGATTTTCGGAAAATCCCTGTCAATGACATGGTGGCGCATTTAACTTATGTTGCTGAGCAAAGTGAAATTGCTATTCGTGAGGATGCTTTGCGGTTGATTGCAGTTCATGCTGATGGTGGCTTGCGTGATGCTCTGAGCATTCTTGATCAATGCAGTGCCATGAGTGATGGTGAAATTGATGTTGAAAATGTTCGTCAATTATTGGGCCTTGTGGGGCATGAGTGGATTTATCAGTTAATGGATGAAATGATTGCTAGTCAGGCTGAAGCAGCTTTGATTACGCTAGATAAAATTTTAGCTTTAGGGAAGGATATTAAGCAAGTCCTTGTTGAAATCGCGCTTTATTGTCGCAATGTCATGTTGTTTAAAGCGGCTCCTGATCTGGAAAGTTTGCGGGAATGTTCAGAAGATCGCCTTGTGCTGAAAAAACATAGTGAATTACTTTCGCAAGAGGAAGTTTTTCAATTTATTGAAACTTGCCAAGAAACGATTGAACAAGTCCGGCGTTCTACGGCACCTCGCATTGACGCCGAAATGGCACTGCTTTCTTTATGTCGCAGAAATCACCTCGATATGGCGTCTTTGATTGAACGTATTGAACGATTGGAAAATCTTCAAGGTTCATCAACACAATCGGTCCCAACGGTCCATACTCATCCGCGTGTTTCAGGTCATGGTTCAGTGAAGGAAAATGCCGACCCGGTTGTTTATGTACCAAAAGAAGCTGCTCATGCTGCTACGCCTGTAGTAGATAAAGAGCCAGCATCACAGCCTTCTGTACCGATAACGACGGATATTGAGCAGGTGTGGGATCATGTGCTAAAAGATCTTATTGCGAATGGTAAACGTTCTGTTCATGCCTGTATTTCACAAGGTAAGTTAGTGGAGTTGAATGATAAAACGGCTGTTATTGCTTTTCAGTCAAATTTCCCAAAAGAGCGGACACAAAAAGAGGATTATCGTAGCATTATCGAGAATTTGATAGCGCGGATCGCTGGTAAGCCCTTGGTCTTGAACTGTGTCTTAGCTAGTGAAGTGACAAAGACGGCTCAGTCATCATCTCATGTTGAGCCGGAACCTGTAGCAACTGATATAAAGTCTAGTGCGGGGGACGACCTTCATGCTCTGACTTTAGCTAAGCAGATATTCGGTGGGAAAGTGATTAAAAATGAAAATCCTGAGGAGGGTCAATAA
- the recR gene encoding recombination mediator RecR yields the protein MPLIAPLAKLVGELRRLPGIGPKTATRLAYHIISIEKERALSLARAIVSAKENITYCSICYNLTDQTPCQICRSEERDSHLLCVVEDPKDVEAMERTHEYHGKYHVLHGALSPMEGIGPDNLKMKELLIRLGTGDFQEVIMATNPDVEGEATALYLSRLLKPLGLKVTRIAHGLPVGGDLDYADEMTLSKALENRREM from the coding sequence ATGCCACTTATCGCTCCTTTGGCAAAACTAGTTGGCGAGTTGCGGCGTTTACCGGGAATTGGTCCCAAAACAGCGACCCGTCTAGCCTATCATATTATTTCTATAGAGAAAGAACGGGCGCTTTCTTTGGCACGAGCCATTGTATCAGCCAAAGAAAATATTACCTATTGTTCTATATGCTATAATTTAACGGATCAAACGCCTTGCCAAATCTGTCGGTCTGAGGAACGCGACAGCCATCTTTTATGTGTCGTAGAAGACCCCAAAGATGTAGAAGCTATGGAACGAACGCATGAATATCATGGCAAATATCATGTTCTTCATGGCGCTTTATCCCCTATGGAAGGAATTGGTCCTGATAATTTAAAAATGAAGGAGCTCTTAATTCGCCTAGGGACTGGAGACTTTCAAGAAGTGATTATGGCGACGAATCCCGATGTTGAGGGGGAAGCGACGGCTCTTTATTTATCGCGGCTGCTAAAACCACTAGGCCTAAAGGTTACGCGCATTGCGCATGGTTTGCCTGTTGGTGGTGATCTTGACTATGCTGATGAAATGACACTTTCTAAAGCACTAGAAAATCGACGTGAAATGTAA